In one window of Paenarthrobacter nicotinovorans DNA:
- a CDS encoding glycosyltransferase family 4 protein, with protein sequence MKIVIDARFTRTDHHDGISRYGSSLIAATSKLADVTMLVSDKRQLALLPDVPYVMVNSPLSPLELFVARKVNPLGADVVVCPMQTMGTLGRKYGLVLTLHDLIYYEHPAPPGFLPAPVRLLWRLYHKAFWPQRLLLNRADIVATISHTTEALMAKYRLTKRPVRIVGNAPQPGQTPRDPAAGADKTLLYMGSFMPYKNVETMIRGMAGLPEFTLHLLSRITADRRAELEAIVPAGAKVIFHNGVTDAEYDDLLLRATALISLSRAEGYGLPLVEAMALGTPVIASDIPIFREVGGEAVSYVDPESPTDFSAAVTALGDGELWQQRSRISVERASKFNWDESARQLLAAAEEVVNLRRRKSGLY encoded by the coding sequence GTGAAAATTGTCATCGACGCCCGCTTTACCAGAACGGACCACCACGATGGCATCAGCCGCTACGGTTCCAGCCTCATAGCCGCCACGTCAAAACTCGCGGACGTCACCATGCTGGTCAGCGACAAGCGCCAACTCGCCCTGCTGCCTGACGTTCCGTATGTGATGGTCAACAGCCCCCTTTCCCCACTGGAGCTGTTCGTTGCCCGGAAGGTCAACCCCCTGGGCGCCGATGTGGTGGTCTGCCCGATGCAGACCATGGGCACGTTGGGGCGCAAGTACGGACTGGTTCTCACCCTCCACGACCTCATCTACTACGAACACCCCGCTCCCCCGGGTTTCCTTCCCGCCCCGGTCCGCCTCCTGTGGCGGCTGTACCACAAGGCTTTCTGGCCCCAACGGTTGCTCTTGAACCGGGCCGATATCGTCGCCACCATCAGCCACACCACCGAAGCCCTGATGGCCAAATACAGGCTGACCAAGCGGCCGGTCCGGATTGTGGGTAATGCTCCGCAGCCAGGACAAACACCACGGGATCCGGCAGCAGGTGCCGACAAGACCCTGCTGTACATGGGCTCGTTCATGCCCTACAAGAACGTGGAAACCATGATCCGGGGAATGGCCGGGTTGCCGGAATTTACGTTGCACCTGTTGAGCCGCATCACTGCGGACCGCCGGGCAGAACTGGAAGCCATCGTTCCCGCCGGCGCCAAGGTCATCTTCCACAACGGTGTAACCGACGCCGAATACGACGACCTCCTGCTCCGGGCAACCGCACTGATCAGCCTTTCGCGCGCTGAAGGATACGGGCTGCCGCTGGTGGAGGCCATGGCCCTCGGTACCCCGGTGATTGCCAGCGATATCCCGATCTTCAGGGAGGTCGGTGGCGAGGCCGTCAGTTACGTTGATCCTGAATCGCCCACTGACTTCTCTGCTGCAGTAACCGCCCTCGGTGACGGGGAATTGTGGCAGCAGCGGTCCCGCATTTCGGTGGAACGGGCATCGAAGTTCAACTGGGACGAGTCGGCACGGCAACTTCTCGCCGCGGCTGAAGAAGTCGTCAACCTGCGCCGGCGCAAGTCTGGGTTGTACTGA